In the Carboxydothermus hydrogenoformans Z-2901 genome, ATATTTCACATATTGGTTTTCAAATATGTCAAAAGTAATGTTTTTCTTTAACTCAATTACTTTAAACGGCAAGTATTTTTTTCCATTGATTGCAATAAAGCCATTTTTGTCTTCAAAAAGATTTTCTGGCTTTTTGCCTAAAAATTTGCTTGTTTTCGAAGATACTACTTTTGCTTTGTCCGCATGTTTTATCGTTTCCTGGAGAACGATATTATGTTTTGGATACTTTTCTATTCTTTTTAGAGCCCTATTGAAATTATTAAAAACCGTCTGTAGGATTTTGATAAATTCAAAATTACTTTGATGTTTTGTTTGACTTACCGTAGCTTGATGAAAAGTACTTCCTAATAATTCATAGGCTAAGGCTGCCATCTCTTCGTTTATTTCCTGCAACATAGCTTTGTAATCTTGATAATAATCCATTTTAGCCGGGAAAACTTCAATGGTAAGCATCAATAATATTTTGTCTTTGCTTTTAACTTTAAAAACTGTATGGCCAACTTCTCCAGAAAAATTAAAGCTTCCCACAATAACTTTGCCATACTGACAAAACGAATTTTTTATTTCATCGCTAATATGATATATTTCGATGTCAATGTCTTCTTTTTTTTCTAAGTACATTTGATATAAATTTTCCTCAAAAAAAGCTGGCATCATAACGTTACCATTATTAATTGCTAAATTTCCAAAACTATCAACGGTCTTTACAATGCACGGCCCTTTCCAAAATATTGCACATCAAAATATGCTTCTTGATTAAAATTTATTTTTAATCGTTCCACTTTTTGGTTTTCAATTTTTCCGCTTATAACTAATTCAAATTCATCAGTAGTAATAGACATTATTGTTTTAAATCCAGTAGGAGGTGAAACCATCTTCAAATCTCCTCAGCATTTCAATTATTTTTTTCGCACTTTTTTTATAAGTTGCTTCTCCCAAAAATTTCTCGGCATCTTCAATATATGATGGTAAATTGGCAATTTGATAATTAGGGTTACAGAAGTTATATAGTTCAATCAATATTTCCTTTATTTTTTGTTCACTTCCAACAATTGTCGGTAAAATCTTTTGCATTATTTGGTAATCAAAAGCCATTTCTTCATCTAAAAGTTGCAACTTTTTATTGTATAACATGTAAAATAAAATTTCGTCTCTTACCCGGTATCCAAAATGTTTATTGGCTTTTTTCAATATTTCATTTATAAGAATGATTTTATCATTGATAGTCTTTACATATTCCATATCTTCATGTAAAGCATCTTTTATAGTTAGGTAATCACTCCTAAAAAAGTTATTATCTAGTTCTTCATAACCAATTTCTATTTGCTCATCAGCATTAACCATGAAATGATCTAAGTCAAAATCCACCTCGGAAAATTCAATGGTGTTTGTCCTGTCTAATACTTTCCTACTAAAAGAATAAGTAGTATCATCCATATTAACGGTTCCTATTAAATATAAGTTCTGCGGTATCGTTATTCCATTTAAAATCTCTAATTTATCAGTAATTATCTCATTCCTCTCAAATTTCCTAGATTCTATTAAACTTAAATAATCACTTAAGTAGTACTCAACTCTTGCCAGATTCATTTCATCTAAACAAACAAAATAAGGTTTATCGGGTTCTTCTTTTGCTTTTTCAATAATCTTTGTTAAGTATCCAGGTACAAATTCATCTTTTATATTCTTATACCCAATCAATTCGCTATTATCGTTCCAATCAGGTCTAACTGGTATTATTGAAAAACGACCATTTTCAGTGGTTGCTCCAACTGCTTCAGCAAATAACCTCACAAGTTTTGATTTTCCTGTTCCACTTATCCCTGCTAAAATCACAAAAGGCTTTGTTTTGAGTGACAAATAAAAGTTGCATAATTCTTCATATGAGTAATTGAAACCTTTAGATTGTATATAGTTTTTAATTTTTTGGATAATTTTATTGGGTTCTTGCCCTTTCATTTGAACACTTCCTTTAATATAGTCGCTCTTGCCTAAAAAGATATTATGATAATATACTTCATATTTATCAATTAATTCTTTCAAATCATTTAAAAGAATATTTTCTTCAGGCATATTGTCCCGAGAATACTCTTTATAAAAAATACTTCCTTCCTCATAATACACATAACCAATTTTCAACTTATTATCAATTTTAAAACTACCATTTGGGATGTTCCTTCTAATTTCCTCCCGCGTTTTAACTAGCTGATCAATAACAAGTTTCTTCTTTCTAAATTCTTCAATTAATTTTGTACAACCTTGATTTAAGGTTAAATAAACCCTTTGCATATCTTCAGAAAATAAGTAAACAATATAAACCCCTTCCTGAATGCTATTTGTTATTTTTTTATTATAAATAGCTACCCAAGGATATTTTGTCCAAACTCCCTGACCAGCTGAGCCTTTAACTTCATAAATATCATTGTTTACGTATTTTCCTAAATAATCTTTAAAATCATAAGTTAACACTTTATAAATCCTTACATTTTTACTAAATTTATTTTCATTTGTTTCATTCTTGTAATTATTTAGGACATCAAGTAACAATTCTCTTAACATAATTCATCACCACTATTTTTTTGAATTATTTTATATATGCATATATCCTACAACAACAGTTATGAAACAAATCACTCATAATAAAAGAACCAGGCGCCATCCTCATATTTATCTTTATAAAACTGGTATACTTTTTTACCCATTTTAATATAGCGTTCTCGTAAAAGATTGGCAATTTCTTCGGTACTTCTTATTTTCATGTATTCTCTGCCTTCCTTGGTTTTGCCTTTTTCCATAGTAGGTTTTATTTTTACACTTCCTTTAGCTACCGCTTTTTCTTCTGGTTTTTCTTCCGCTTTTTCTCTATCTTTTCCAGGATAGGCATTTTGGCAAAAGACTTAGCGTTTATAATACGATTTGCTAAATCTTCTATTTCGGAAAGTGAAATGTTGTTTTCTTTTTGCCTCGAAGATATATTGATAAAGCAAGGCCGTTATCAAGTACCGGCATGATGCAATCTACGGTTTTTAACCAATCCGTAATCTATTTGAATAAACTCATCTTCTAGCCGCTCTAAAACAACATCGTTTATTATTCGCCACTCCGAAGGTAATAATAGAAAAAATTTTTAAATTTATCGTACTACTTTTTTTGTTCAAGGTTATAAATTATATCCGCCGCAAGCTTTAAGATTTTACCAAGAAGCCCTGGAACAGCATCGTCAATCTTTTCTTTGATCTTCTCTTTTTCCCCGGCTTTTCTTCGGCAATATTTTTTATAAAACTCTTCTTTGATTCCCGATTTTGTTTTAAAAGCTTAGCTGGCGTCTTAACGTTCCAATTACTTGATATTTTTTGTTTTAATTTTCCTACCTCTTCATGGTATTAATTCACCCTAACTTTTTGCTATTTATTATTTAGAAAACTCCAAGTTATATAATTCTTCCTCTTCCTTGTTTTTCCTGCATTTTTCTAAAATAAAACCCCCTTTTCAGGGGGTGTAGTCAGTCTTAGATACGACCTCTATCTTTAACATGTTACAGCGTTTACCGAATAAAATTGGTATATACCTTACTTTCTTTCTCCGGAGCTTCGATCTCACCTTTGCCTTTTGCTATGAGCTTTAAAAGATAAGCCATGTTTTTTCCGAGGACTCTCATAATTTGCACTCCCTCTTCATCCTGCAGAGCTTCCCCGGGTTTGGTGCCGTGGATGACATTCCAGTAGTTGCTGACAGGAATAAACATCTCCGCATAGTGAAGATAGTGATTGAGCTGATCAAAGGCTGCTACCCCACCCGAACGTCGAACAGCGACTACTGCCGCACCCACCTTATGCCGGAAAAGTCCGCCGTTGGCTGAAGCTACGTAAAACGCCCGGTCTAAAAACGCTTTCATAGTCGCAGTTATACCAGAATAGTGGACGGGGGAGCCTAAGATAATGCCATCCGCCTCTTTCATTTTTTGAATCCAGTCGTTTACTTCATCGTCAATGGCACATCTTTCGTTTTTATTCCTTACACACTTGCCGCAGGCAAGACAGCCTCTTATCACCTTATCCCCCACCTGGATTATTTCTCCCTCAATGCCCTCTTTTTCTAACTCCGCCAAAACCAGCTTTAAGGCTTGATAAGTGTTTCCGTTTGCTCTGGGACTGCCGTTAAATGCTACTACCTTCATCTTCCTCTCCCTCCTGAAGCTTTTTTCAAATTATAACATTTTATCCTTAAGTCGCTCAATAAAAGAAAACATCTGCCGGAGCAAGGTAATTTCCTTTTGCTAACAATAGGAGCTTAAAACCCCCTGAAGTTTCCCTCAGGGGGTTAAGTTTTAACTTTTAAAGAAGCTTTTCAAGATATCCAGTACTTCCGGTACTTCTTCAAAAAATCCGTGGCCGGCAGGGCTAAACTTTATTAAACGGGAGTTCGGGATGTGTTTTCGCAGGATGTCGGAGTTTTCGTGGTGCAATATCTGATCTTCCATCCCGGTCATGATTAAGGTTGGGGCGGTGATTTTATTTAAATCATTGAAACTGTCAAAGTTCAAAATAGCATTTAGCTGGCGGAAAAAGCCTTCCCTGGAAGTGGGAAGTTTCATGTAACGCTCCACAAATAAATCAATAACGTTGGGGTATTTTTTTATCGTTTCCTCACAAAAGATTAGTTCGGCGGTTTTGCGAGCCCGCTCCTCCAGGGAAGTATCTTCCCAGAGAAGAGCCTGGGAAGGTATCCCGTGTTTTACTCCGCAAAAAGTACAGCCCAGTACCAGTTTTTCTACCCGTTCCGGATATTTAATGGCAAAAATCTGGGCAATCATCCCGCCCATCGAAATGCCAAAAATGTGAGCTTTTTCTATTTTCAAGACATCCAGAAGTTCCTTTAAATCATCGGCATTGGTTTCTATAGTCCAGGGCTCTTCAGGGCAGTCGCTTCTACCTGCTCCCCGGTTGTCCGGTAAAATGAGCCGGAAGTCCTCACTCATTTCAAAGACAAACCGGTCGCTCCACCAGTCCGCATTGCCCCCTAAACCCATGATGCAGAGAAGCGGTGAACCGCTTCCGTATTCTTTATAACACATCCGAATGCCGTTAACCTCAGCATAGGGCATCTAAATCCCTCCATTTCTTATTCTTTTATCCCCGCTAAATATTTAGCCAGCTTTTTCTTTTCTTCAATATTATACTGGCCGTAAATTGTAATCTTCTCCATTATGGGAGATCCTCCACCATGGACTCCCGCCACTTGTTTTACGCCAGCCTGGGCTGAAACCAGAAGGTCACTTATAAATCTAAAGCAGCGATGCTGATTTTCAGCAGATATTCCCGCTTTCCGCATGAGGTACTTCTCCAGATAGCCCTTAGTTTCTTCGTTGTAAAAGTCGCCTTCCGGCGGCAGGGTTGCGGGTAGTCCACCGGCCAGCTCCGCCAGCAATTCAAATTCACGGTAGACATTAACTCCGGCATGATAGCGGGCAACGTTGGCGTAAACTACTTCCGGAATATATGTTCCGGATGCTGCTCTCTTAGCTTTAACTCCTGCCGCAATCCCGGCACCATAGACAAGCTCGGCAACAGCGATAAGTTCAGCCAGGGCATCCCGGACGTGCGAAGCTTTTTCCACGCCGTTGTATTCGGCCACCAGAGCTGCGGTACCCATGATGATATCCGTTACTGCCGGTTTACAGCCGGTATAACTGTGGCGGTGGTAGGTGGCAAACAGCAGGGCTAACTGACCGGCATACTGCCATTCCCCGCACATAAAGACCCGCTCCCAGGGAACAAAGACACGGTCAAAAACTGTCAGGGAGTCAGCAGAACCATAATTGGCATAGGGTGCATCTAATTTCTGGCGGGGACGGGGATTGGAAATCCTGATAATCTGGGTTATCCCCTCGGCGTCCGCCGGAACAGCAAACGCCACTGCCCAGTCTTTGTCTTTTTCGGTCATCATCCGGGTTGGTAGCACAATTATTTCATCGGCATAGGGAGCTATGGTATTGTGAGCTTTAGCCCCCGAGACAACAATCCCGTCCTTTCGTTTCTCAACCACCCGCAAATAGAGGTCAGGGTCAGCCTGCTGGTGAGGACGAAGAGAACGGTCGCCTTTAACGTCGGTTTGCGCACAGTTGCCCACCAGATCGTTTTCCTGGTAGTATTTAAGGTAATTTAAAAAACGTTCGTGGTAATTGGTACCGAGAGCATCATCCATATCTTTTGTTACTACCGATAAGGCGTTTAAAGCATCGATACCCATGCACCGCTGGACACAGCCGCCCACTCGCTGGCACATAAACCGGGTCATTTCCTGCTTTTTCAGTAAATCTTCCGGACTTTGATGGATATGGGTAAAGCGGTTTATTTTTTTCCCGGTAAGGTGCGAGGTTGCTGTTAATAACTCTTCATACTGCGGGTTGGCGGCATAATTAAAGGTCTCACAGATAACATTTATTCCGGGTCTTAATCGCGGGTCGTCCCGGCCTATTAATTCCCCGTTATAGTAAACGTTTTTTCGCATTTTAAACAGTTTTTCCATATATTCCTCTGCTGTTCGCATTTCCTAACTCCCCCCTCCTTATGTTCCTCGCCTTCTGCCAAATTGGCCAGCACGGCTTTTTCTACCAGGGCTAATTTTTTTGTTGTTTTTTTAACTCTTCTTCCCGTAACTGCCGGCGTAAGACTTTACCCACGGCAGTTTTGGGAAGTTCGGATCTGAATTCCACCAGGCGCGGCACTTTGTACCTGGCCAGGTGAGCGTTGCAGAATTCAATTACTTCCTGCTCCGTTAAGGTTTCTCCCTCCTTTACGACAATAAACGCTTTGACCGTTTCACCACGGTAAGGATCCGGCACACCTACTACAATCGCTTCTTTAACTTTGGGGTGCTGATAAAGTACCTCTTCCACTTCCCGGGGATAAATGTTGTAGCCTCCCGCAATAATCATGTCTTTCTTCCGGTCAACAATGTAGAAAAAGCCGTCTTCATCCATTTTGGCCAGGTCGCCGGTATAAAGCCAGCCATCCTTTAAGGCATTAGCGGTCTCTTCGGGACGGTTCCAGTAGCCTTTCATCACCTGCGGACCTTTTACAACCAATTCACCAATCTGTCCGGGCGGTAATTCCTCTCCGGTTTCGATATCTACTATTTTGGCTATGGTATCGGAATAAGGAACACCTATCGAGCCGATTTTTCTGGTGCCTCTTATGGGGTTACAATGAGTAACCGGAGACGCTTCGGACAATCCGTAGCCTTCCACGACCACGGCACCGGTAACTTCTTCAAATTTGGTCTGCACTTCCACAGGAAGCGGTGCGGAACCACTTACACAGACATTTATCGACCTCAAGTCGTATTTCGTCAGGTCCGGGTGGTTCAGTAAAGCTACATACATTGTGGGAGCGCCGGGGAAGGAAGTTGGACGGTAGCGCTGGATGTGCTGCAGCAGGAGAGTTGCATCAAATTTGGGAATTAAAATCATCGTTCCGCCAAAGCAGGTGGCCAAATTCATGCAGCAGGTCATTCCGTAGACATGGAAGAGAGGCAGGGCGGTTAAGATTCTCTCCTGGCCGTCAAAGAAGATACCGTTAGAAAATTCTCTCACCTGATAGACATTGGCCACTAAATTTTTATGGGTCAGCATTGCCCCCTTGGAAATACCTGTTGTTCCGCCGGTATACTGTAATACCGCCACATCGTCGGGAGTTACGGTAACTTCAGGAGGATTGGGTTCCGAGTCGGAAATTAAATCATTAAATTTATAAACTCCAGGTCCAAATTCACCGGGATAGGTGCCGATTAGCGGGATATTGACCACTATGAGATTTTTAAGAGCGGTATTTCCTTTTACCGCGTTAGCTCTCGGGTACAAAACATCCAATAAAATAATGGTCTCGGCACCGGAATCGTTTAACTGGTACTCCAGTTCCCTTTCCACATACATGGGATTTGTCTGGACCACAATGCCCCCAAGGGTTAAGATGGCAAAGTAGCTTATCACAAACTCCGGACAGTTGGGAAGCATCACCGCCACCCGGTCACCTTTTTTAATGCCAAGTTTACTTAAAGCGTTTGTAAACCGTTTTATTTTTTCTCCCAGCTCCTTATAGGTCATTTCCTGCCCCAAAAAGACAGTGGCTATTAACCCCGGATATTTTTCCGTGGTTTCCCAGAAAAGCTCATGGAGAGTTTTTTCCGGATAGTTAAGACTCGCCCTGACCCCTTCGGAATAATGTTTTAACCAGGGTTTAGCCTGATACACCGAACTCATAAAACCCCTCCTTGAAATGGATTTAATTTTTAAAATTTTCTAAACATTCATCTTAAAAAAATTTTTTCTCAATCTTTCAAAAGTTCCCGGCCAATTACCAGTCTTTGAATCTGGTTGGTACCTTCATAAATTTGGGTAATTTTCGCATCCCGCATCAATTTCTCCACCGGATAGTCCCGCATGTAGCCGTAACCGCCAAGGATCTGCACCGCATCCACCGTAACCCTCATCGCTACATCACTGGCAAAACATTTCGCCATCGCGCCCTCTTTAGTTGCTTTCATGCCCTGGTCCAGCATCCAGCAGGCTTTCCAGACCAGCGCCCGGGCTGCTTCAATCTGCATCGCCATATCAGCCAGCATAAATTGAATTGCCTGAAATTCGGCTATGGGACGGCCAAACTGTTTTCGCTCTTTAGCGTATTTAAGCGCTTCATCTAAAGCCCGCCGGGCAACCCCTACCGCCGTTGCCCCAATCATCGGGCGCGTCTGGTCTAAAGTTTGCATGGCAATCTTAAAACCGCTTCCCACCTCCCCCAAGACATTTTCCCTGGGAATCCTGACATTCTCCAGTATCACCTCCGCTACGTGGGACGCCCGGTCGCCCATTTTCTTTTCTTTTTTTCCGCCATAAATCCCCGGCGTATCCCCCGGAACTAAAAAAGCCGTAATCCCCTTTATCCCTTTACTCCGATCAACGGTTGCAAAAACCGTGTAAAGGCTCGCCACCCCGCCGTTGGTGATAAAACATTTTGTCCCGTTTAAAACCCATTCATCCCCTTCCAGCCGGGCGGTGGTTTTAATTGCGGAAACGTCAGAACCGGCTTCCGGTTCGGTTAAGCAAAAAGCTGCTAAGTTGGGTTTGGCGCAAAACGGTTTTAAAAACTTTTCCTTCTGCTCTTCGGTCCCGGCAATTAAAAGCGGAGTCAGAGCCAGGGCGTTATTCCCAAAGGTTCCGTTTATCCCAAGACAGCCGTAAGCCATTTCTTCAGCAACAATAGCTTCGGTAATAAAATCCACTCCCTGCCCGCCGTACTCCACCGGAACATGGAGATTCATAAGTCCGGCTTTAAATACTTTTTCAATCACCTGCCAGGGTATTTCTTCCTTTTCATCGTATTCCGCGGCAATAGGAATAATTTCTTTTCTGACAAAATCTCTGGCCATCTTTTGAATAGCTTTTTGCTCCTCCGTTAATTCAAAACTAATCACTACCTTCCCCTCCCTTTTTATTTTTCAATAACCCTTCCCGAATTTGGTCTACCGCAAAAATCAAACCGGTGGTTTTTTCCCCGAAATCCAGTGTTTTGCACTGAAGGTCATTCATTTACTTCAGGAATTTAGCTTATCGAATAAAGTTCTAAATCAAAGCCTTCTTCTTTTTTGTAACGGTTAAAAATGTAGTGCCGGTAATTTACGTATTCGTCATAATTGCAAAAGATACCGGCTTCCTTGAGGCCTTCTTCAAGGTCTTTTATGGAAGGCGGACAGCCTTTTAAAGCAATGGCATGTTTTATATTGGGATTATCTTTGTTTAATTCACAGACACATTTGCCAAATAAAACGGTATAGTCAAAGCCCGGTGACGCGAGCTGCCTTTTACCGCTTACCACTTCCACATTGGGGAAGGGCTTACCTTTAAAAGCCGACATAAACATTATAAGCATGGGGTTATACATTCCCGAACAGCCGGTACAGAGGGAACTATCGTATTTTCTGATGGCAAGTCCGGTTATACCCCTTCTGGCAAAACCAATGGGTCCTAAATCCCCCTCCTGCCATTCCCAGTCGTAATCAATAAATTGCCGGTGGGCGTTAAGATCTTCACCTCGAATTTCCAGATTTTGCAGATCAAGGCTTCTCCCAGTTAGACCGGCAAAATAGCGTAAATGCTCTATTTCCTCTGCCCGGTAACCCATGATTTCTGCCCCCGCGATATCAGCCGCTAAAATGTCCGTCGAGGCAATAATTAAGTTTTTGCGGTAGGCTTTGCCGGTAGGACCCGGACCTTTTTCTAAGACAAATACACCGTCAATAATTGTTAAAGCAACAGGTAGCCGGGTAGCTAAATGAGGAAAGGTATGTTCTAAATCCCAGTCTTTACCGTGGCAGTGAGTTTTGGAACGGCGGCTAATGGTACCTTTTAGATTTTTAATTCCCAGGGAAACTTTGCACTGGTTGTGGGTTTTTAAGACCGGAAGGTTAATGATTTTATCGGCTTTTAAAGCTCTATTGGCTACCGAAAGCTTAATGGGGCCAAAATCTATTTCCGTAAACTTTTCTTCATTAAAATCTACCAGCTCCACACCGTACTTTTCCGCCAGCTTTTCATAACCCAAAACCTTAAAAATTTGCCTTCCCATGGGGCGAGGGTTCATAAGAGAACCCTCGCCGA is a window encoding:
- a CDS encoding alpha/beta fold hydrolase; this translates as MPYAEVNGIRMCYKEYGSGSPLLCIMGLGGNADWWSDRFVFEMSEDFRLILPDNRGAGRSDCPEEPWTIETNADDLKELLDVLKIEKAHIFGISMGGMIAQIFAIKYPERVEKLVLGCTFCGVKHGIPSQALLWEDTSLEERARKTAELIFCEETIKKYPNVIDLFVERYMKLPTSREGFFRQLNAILNFDSFNDLNKITAPTLIMTGMEDQILHHENSDILRKHIPNSRLIKFSPAGHGFFEEVPEVLDILKSFFKS
- a CDS encoding MrcB family domain-containing protein, with the protein product MLRELLLDVLNNYKNETNENKFSKNVRIYKVLTYDFKDYLGKYVNNDIYEVKGSAGQGVWTKYPWVAIYNKKITNSIQEGVYIVYLFSEDMQRVYLTLNQGCTKLIEEFRKKKLVIDQLVKTREEIRRNIPNGSFKIDNKLKIGYVYYEEGSIFYKEYSRDNMPEENILLNDLKELIDKYEVYYHNIFLGKSDYIKGSVQMKGQEPNKIIQKIKNYIQSKGFNYSYEELCNFYLSLKTKPFVILAGISGTGKSKLVRLFAEAVGATTENGRFSIIPVRPDWNDNSELIGYKNIKDEFVPGYLTKIIEKAKEEPDKPYFVCLDEMNLARVEYYLSDYLSLIESRKFERNEIITDKLEILNGITIPQNLYLIGTVNMDDTTYSFSRKVLDRTNTIEFSEVDFDLDHFMVNADEQIEIGYEELDNNFFRSDYLTIKDALHEDMEYVKTINDKIILINEILKKANKHFGYRVRDEILFYMLYNKKLQLLDEEMAFDYQIMQKILPTIVGSEQKIKEILIELYNFCNPNYQIANLPSYIEDAEKFLGEATYKKSAKKIIEMLRRFEDGFTSYWI
- a CDS encoding 4-hydroxyphenylacetate 3-hydroxylase family protein — its product is MRTAEEYMEKLFKMRKNVYYNGELIGRDDPRLRPGINVICETFNYAANPQYEELLTATSHLTGKKINRFTHIHQSPEDLLKKQEMTRFMCQRVGGCVQRCMGIDALNALSVVTKDMDDALGTNYHERFLNYLKYYQENDLVGNCAQTDVKGDRSLRPHQQADPDLYLRVVEKRKDGIVVSGAKAHNTIAPYADEIIVLPTRMMTEKDKDWAVAFAVPADAEGITQIIRISNPRPRQKLDAPYANYGSADSLTVFDRVFVPWERVFMCGEWQYAGQLALLFATYHRHSYTGCKPAVTDIIMGTAALVAEYNGVEKASHVRDALAELIAVAELVYGAGIAAGVKAKRAASGTYIPEVVYANVARYHAGVNVYREFELLAELAGGLPATLPPEGDFYNEETKGYLEKYLMRKAGISAENQHRCFRFISDLLVSAQAGVKQVAGVHGGGSPIMEKITIYGQYNIEEKKKLAKYLAGIKE
- a CDS encoding acyl-CoA dehydrogenase family protein codes for the protein MISFELTEEQKAIQKMARDFVRKEIIPIAAEYDEKEEIPWQVIEKVFKAGLMNLHVPVEYGGQGVDFITEAIVAEEMAYGCLGINGTFGNNALALTPLLIAGTEEQKEKFLKPFCAKPNLAAFCLTEPEAGSDVSAIKTTARLEGDEWVLNGTKCFITNGGVASLYTVFATVDRSKGIKGITAFLVPGDTPGIYGGKKEKKMGDRASHVAEVILENVRIPRENVLGEVGSGFKIAMQTLDQTRPMIGATAVGVARRALDEALKYAKERKQFGRPIAEFQAIQFMLADMAMQIEAARALVWKACWMLDQGMKATKEGAMAKCFASDVAMRVTVDAVQILGGYGYMRDYPVEKLMRDAKITQIYEGTNQIQRLVIGRELLKD
- a CDS encoding flavodoxin family protein: MKVVAFNGSPRANGNTYQALKLVLAELEKEGIEGEIIQVGDKVIRGCLACGKCVRNKNERCAIDDEVNDWIQKMKEADGIILGSPVHYSGITATMKAFLDRAFYVASANGGLFRHKVGAAVVAVRRSGGVAAFDQLNHYLHYAEMFIPVSNYWNVIHGTKPGEALQDEEGVQIMRVLGKNMAYLLKLIAKGKGEIEAPEKESKVYTNFIR
- a CDS encoding DUF362 domain-containing protein; this encodes MTKPVVSIVKFEDAYHSLRKALELCDGLSGLKKDDKILIKPNLVSWDFNLPFPPFGVVTTSAVMAALVRILKEEGFSRLTIGEGSLMNPRPMGRQIFKVLGYEKLAEKYGVELVDFNEEKFTEIDFGPIKLSVANRALKADKIINLPVLKTHNQCKVSLGIKNLKGTISRRSKTHCHGKDWDLEHTFPHLATRLPVALTIIDGVFVLEKGPGPTGKAYRKNLIIASTDILAADIAGAEIMGYRAEEIEHLRYFAGLTGRSLDLQNLEIRGEDLNAHRQFIDYDWEWQEGDLGPIGFARRGITGLAIRKYDSSLCTGCSGMYNPMLIMFMSAFKGKPFPNVEVVSGKRQLASPGFDYTVLFGKCVCELNKDNPNIKHAIALKGCPPSIKDLEEGLKEAGIFCNYDEYVNYRHYIFNRYKKEEGFDLELYSIS
- a CDS encoding long-chain-fatty-acid--CoA ligase, which codes for MSSVYQAKPWLKHYSEGVRASLNYPEKTLHELFWETTEKYPGLIATVFLGQEMTYKELGEKIKRFTNALSKLGIKKGDRVAVMLPNCPEFVISYFAILTLGGIVVQTNPMYVERELEYQLNDSGAETIILLDVLYPRANAVKGNTALKNLIVVNIPLIGTYPGEFGPGVYKFNDLISDSEPNPPEVTVTPDDVAVLQYTGGTTGISKGAMLTHKNLVANVYQVREFSNGIFFDGQERILTALPLFHVYGMTCCMNLATCFGGTMILIPKFDATLLLQHIQRYRPTSFPGAPTMYVALLNHPDLTKYDLRSINVCVSGSAPLPVEVQTKFEEVTGAVVVEGYGLSEASPVTHCNPIRGTRKIGSIGVPYSDTIAKIVDIETGEELPPGQIGELVVKGPQVMKGYWNRPEETANALKDGWLYTGDLAKMDEDGFFYIVDRKKDMIIAGGYNIYPREVEEVLYQHPKVKEAIVVGVPDPYRGETVKAFIVVKEGETLTEQEVIEFCNAHLARYKVPRLVEFRSELPKTAVGKVLRRQLREEELKKQQKN